In the genome of Thermodesulfobacteriota bacterium, the window CCTTCCACCCTCTCCAGCCGTTTGACCTTTGCCTGGGGGATATGAAAGCGTCTCCAACCTTTCTCGTCAGGCACTCTCAATTCGATCTCACAGACGGGTTCCTCCAGTTTCATGTTGAAAAGGGGAGGAGTTAAAAAAGAGACCCCGCCTAAGCCGTAATCCTTCACATGGGCACAGATCATATTGCCGTTTGACTTCTGAAAGAGGATCTCCGTCCCCGACCGGGCATTGATCCGGACAAATCGTCTCCTCTGCCTCCGGAAAATGGAAGAAGGAAACTCCGCCAGAAAGCTGCGATCCCTGCTCTGGAGGTATCGGGAATGAAACCAGCACAAGACCCCATCCTTTTCGAGGAACTCGAACCTTAGACCTCTCTCCCTATGATGGAGGATGATCTTCTC includes:
- a CDS encoding PilZ domain-containing protein, giving the protein MDQAPEEIQGERLVEMLEEWIGAKRLCRMAIPETDHAWITLILGIETRQVPPCLLVDQVRGGEKIILHHRERGLRFEFLEKDGVLCWFHSRYLQSRDRSFLAEFPSSIFRRQRRRFVRINARSGTEILFQKSNGNMICAHVKDYGLGGVSFLTPPLFNMKLEEPVCEIELRVPDEKGWRRFHIPQAKVKRLERVEGGGGLCILEFIDIPEPEKEHLWHFIFKEQRSQLRKTGKI